From the Candidatus Goldiibacteriota bacterium genome, the window TATTATAAAGAACCGGGGATAAATCTTGGCCTTGGCGCGGAAATAAATTTTTAAAATAACAAAAAAAACATATTTTCAGGAGGAACCAATGTTTGGAGATACATCGTTCTGGCAGCTTTTTATTAAAGGCGGGGCTGCCGTATTTTTTCTACTTGGCGTGTCTGTGCTGTCCTGGTGGATAATAATTGACAGGGCAATATGCTTTTCAAGGGTTAAAGTGAACGCAAAGGATTTTATGGACAGGGTAAGAAAGATGCTGGCCAAAAAGGATAAACAGGGAGTGCTTACACTGTGTCAGACAACGCCGGGCCCTTTAAGCGCGGTGATTCGCGCAGGTTTGGAAGCATCCGGCGAAGGCAGGGAAAAAATGGAAGCCGCCATGCAGAGGACGCTTAATTATGAAGCGTCAAGAATGCAGAAGTTTCTTGGCGTCCTTGCCACGGTGGGAAGTGTTTCGCCTTTTGTGGGCCTCTTTGGAACCATACTTGGAATAATAAAGGCGTTTAGGGACCTGGCGCTTGCTCAGGGCGGCGGGCCTTCGGTTGTGGCTAACGGCATCGCGGAAGCGCTTGTGGCCACGGCTATGGGTATTTTTGTGGCTATCCCGGCTGTTGTGGGGTACAACTTATTTGTACGCGCAATTGATAATACAGAAACCGAAACCATAAACGCCGCGTCTGAACTTGCGGACATTGTGGATTAAGGCCGCGCTATGCTGAAAAAAAAGGAAAGGGAAACGCTTAATTCAGAGATAAATGTTGTGCCGCTTGTGGACGTTATGATGGTGCTTTTAATTATTTTTATGGTCACGACGCCTTTTATCATGCAGGGCAGCATAAAAATTAACCTTCCTTCCGCCAACGCAACCACGGACGAGCTTCCTGACAAGAATATTATAATCGGAGTGTCGGCCGCGGGAGAATTTTTTCTTAACGGCAACAGGGCCGCAAATGAAAGCGACCTTGTTTTGCAGCTTAAAAAAATGATACAGGAAACCGGAAATACGCGCGTAATAATTGAAGGCGATAAATCGGCCAGGCACGGCGCCGTAGTTTCCGCTATGGGCGCGGCAAGGGAAGCGGGGGCCGATAAACTTGCGGTTTCCACCATACCTGATGATAACAAAACACAGGAAGTTCAATGAACTACGAACGCACCGAACTGATTTCAGCGGGAATATCCATGCTGCTGCACGCGGTGGTCATTATTATAATGACCATGATAATGGTTCAGCAGCCGGCAAAAAGAGTGGCCCTTATCACCGATGTCACGCTTATTGACCTGGGTAAAGACGCCGGCATAAGGGGCATGGAAGAAAAAGCGGCGGTTGGCGCGGCGGAGAAACAGGAAAAAATCGCGGAAACAGCAAAGCCGCAGCCTGTAAAAAAGCCGCAGCAGCAGGCAAAGCCGGCGGAAAAACAGCCCGATGTAAAAGAACTGCTTAAGAAAATAGAGCGCGAAAAATCAGAGCTTGATATGGGAATTTCCAGGGAAAAATTAAGGACTGCTTCGGCAGATGTTTCGGAAGCGTCAGAAGGGCGCGAAGAAGAAGCTTATGAAGGTGAAACTGTGGCGGGCGGCGATCCGGAAGTAACCGGCGCCCTGTCAGCAAGAAAATACGCGAAGATAGACTGGCGTTTTCCGGCAAACCTTCCGGAAGAATCAGAACTTGCTGTGGAATTAATTGTCATGCCTTCCGGCGTAATCAGAAGCGTAAGGCTTGTAAGAACATCCGGTTATCCTGACCTTGACAGGCAGGCGGTATCTCAGGCAAGAAAACTATCATTTGAACCGCTGCCCTCGGGGTCTTCTCAGGAAGATCAGATGGGAATACTGCTGTTCAAATTTGGAGCGCAAAAATGAATAAATTCGGTTCGGTAAATGTGGACGCGGCCATTAAAGGGCTTGATGACAAGAAAGCAATGGACATAAGGGTGTTTGACGTAAGCGAAGTTTCGCCGTTCTGGGATTACTTCATAATTGCCACAGGCACTTCCAAGACGCACCTTTCCGCGCTTTTTAAAAGCGCTGAAGATGAAGTTCAGAAAGCCGGCGGCGTTATTGTGCACAAGGAAAAAGGCGGCGATTCCAACTGGATGCTGGTGGATACGGGCGATGTGCTTGTCCATATTTTTGACAATGACACAAGGCTGTATTATTCACTTGAAAAACTCTGGGGTGAAAAAGAAGTGTTTGGCAAAAAAAGCAGAAAGGAAATAAAGTAATGGCGGTTAAAAAAAAGAAACAGCCGTCTGATAAGACAATAAGGATTGACGACAGGATAATAGCCATACTTAAAGAGTACTGCAAAGAGCACGGCATAGAACCGGGCAAATTTATTGAAGAAGCGGTTCTGGAAAAACTTGAAATTGACGGCATAAAAGAAGAGATGTATTTGTACGATGATTTTGAAGAGATTCAGGACGACGCTCCGGCGCCTGTTGAAAACCTGCGGGTCTATTCTGAAATGGACCCGGACCCGGGAAAGAAAAAACACTGAAGATTTAAGGGTATTAATTTCCCGTATACAGCGGAGAGTAATTTAAATTACCGTATAAATCCCAACCTGAATTATAATAAGGAGAAATAATTGCCAAAACTGGCGGAATTTGACAGGCAGTATAAAGGCATGATATGCGGCGTGGATGAAGCGGGACGGGGCCCGTGGGCGGGCCCGGTGGTGGTGGCTGCCGCGGTAATAGACCCGGACAGGATTGATACATTATCCGCGGTAAATGATTCCAAAAAATTAACAGAGAAAAAAAGGGAAGAACTTTTTCAGGTTGTCATTAACGCATGCTACACGTATTCCATATCGGAAATATCCTCAAAGCTTATTGACCGTTCTGACATTCTTTCAATAACTTTAAGCGGAATGAAAAGCTGTGTGGAGAAACTTTCAAAAAAGCCTGATGTGGTGATTGTTGACGGAAATAAAGCGCCTGACCTTCCGGGGTATAATGTCATAACCGTGGTGGACGGGGACGCCAAAAGCCTGTCAGTGGCCGCCGCTTCAATACTTGCAAAGGTTTACAGGGACAGGGTTATGAGAAATTTTGACAGGCTGTATCCCGGTTATGGATTTGCAAAGCATAAAGGATACGGGACAAAAGAACACGCGGAGGCTTTAAATAAACTGGGGGTATGCGCGATACACAGGTTAAGCTATAAACCTGTAGCGGCAATCGCGGCAAAACATAAGTAATAGATAAACACATAGGGGGAATGTGCATATGGACGGGGTAAATTTAAGGCGGCAGGGAAACTATTACGAGCAGAAAACCGCGGAAAAAATGAAGCAGGAAGGTTACGAAATACTGGACGTGAATTATTACGCTAAAGGCGCGGAACTTGATATTATCGCGAGAAAAGGTGAAATACTTGTTTTTGTGGAGGTAAAAGCCCGCAAAAAATCCACCGGGTTAAGCCCGTTCGGGGCGGTTGACAGAAAAAAGCAGAAAAAGATAATAATGGGGGCAAAACAGTACATCTTAGAAAAAAATTTTCATAAAAATTATGTGCGTTTTGATGTGGCAGGGGTTTTTCCCGACGGCAGCGGCAGCGAAAAAATAGAGATTATAAAAGACGCTTTTCAGGAATCCTGAAAGTACAGTTCTTGCTTTACGCCCTTTTTACGGTTATGATTTATATGGGGAGTAAATAAGGCAGGAGGTGTTAAATATGAACGCCGAGAAAGAAGTGATTTTAAATGTCAGCGAGCCGAAGAAATTCACGAATGCCATTAAAAAAAGCGTAAATGAAGCGGTGGAAAAGGGGTATGAAATAGGCCTTCAGTTTGGCGGGCCGGAAGAATTTCCCACGCACGAGTATTATAATAATGATATAGAATTCAAAAAAGCCGCGGTGTATGCCGCTGATTACTGGACCAGAATGCACATTACCGTAGCCGGCAAAAGCGACAAAGAAAACCTGCGGGAATTAAATGAAATTCTTGACGGGATAAAAGACCAGATAGACAACCACGCCGAACCAAGGTTCCACTGAGAATAAACAGTAAATACTTTGTTTTTAGATTTTTTGCCCTGGTAGCCGCGTCCTTTCAGGGCGCGTTGTTTAGATTTTGTTTCTGCTTGTTCTTACTTCCGTCCCTCCGTGCATCTGTCCCTCTGCCTTACAGGGCTTGGGTATATGTAGTGGTAGCCGCGTCCTTTCAGGGCGCGTTGTTTAGATTTCGCTTCTGTTTGTTCTTACTTCCGTCCCTCCGTGCATCTGTCCCTCCGTCCCTCTGCCTTACAGGGCTTGGGTATATGTAGTGGTAGCCGCGTCCTTTCAGGGCGCGTTGTTTAGATTTTGCTTCTGCTTGTTCTTACTTCCGTCCATCCGTGCATCTGTCCCTCCGTCCCTCTGCCTTACAGGGCTTGGGTGTATTTTTTCAG encodes:
- a CDS encoding ribonuclease HII, with amino-acid sequence MICGVDEAGRGPWAGPVVVAAAVIDPDRIDTLSAVNDSKKLTEKKREELFQVVINACYTYSISEISSKLIDRSDILSITLSGMKSCVEKLSKKPDVVIVDGNKAPDLPGYNVITVVDGDAKSLSVAAASILAKVYRDRVMRNFDRLYPGYGFAKHKGYGTKEHAEALNKLGVCAIHRLSYKPVAAIAAKHK
- a CDS encoding MotA/TolQ/ExbB proton channel family protein → MFGDTSFWQLFIKGGAAVFFLLGVSVLSWWIIIDRAICFSRVKVNAKDFMDRVRKMLAKKDKQGVLTLCQTTPGPLSAVIRAGLEASGEGREKMEAAMQRTLNYEASRMQKFLGVLATVGSVSPFVGLFGTILGIIKAFRDLALAQGGGPSVVANGIAEALVATAMGIFVAIPAVVGYNLFVRAIDNTETETINAASELADIVD
- a CDS encoding biopolymer transporter ExbD encodes the protein MLKKKERETLNSEINVVPLVDVMMVLLIIFMVTTPFIMQGSIKINLPSANATTDELPDKNIIIGVSAAGEFFLNGNRAANESDLVLQLKKMIQETGNTRVIIEGDKSARHGAVVSAMGAAREAGADKLAVSTIPDDNKTQEVQ
- a CDS encoding TonB family protein; the protein is MNYERTELISAGISMLLHAVVIIIMTMIMVQQPAKRVALITDVTLIDLGKDAGIRGMEEKAAVGAAEKQEKIAETAKPQPVKKPQQQAKPAEKQPDVKELLKKIEREKSELDMGISREKLRTASADVSEASEGREEEAYEGETVAGGDPEVTGALSARKYAKIDWRFPANLPEESELAVELIVMPSGVIRSVRLVRTSGYPDLDRQAVSQARKLSFEPLPSGSSQEDQMGILLFKFGAQK
- the rsfS gene encoding ribosome silencing factor; the encoded protein is MNKFGSVNVDAAIKGLDDKKAMDIRVFDVSEVSPFWDYFIIATGTSKTHLSALFKSAEDEVQKAGGVIVHKEKGGDSNWMLVDTGDVLVHIFDNDTRLYYSLEKLWGEKEVFGKKSRKEIK
- a CDS encoding YraN family protein; the encoded protein is MDGVNLRRQGNYYEQKTAEKMKQEGYEILDVNYYAKGAELDIIARKGEILVFVEVKARKKSTGLSPFGAVDRKKQKKIIMGAKQYILEKNFHKNYVRFDVAGVFPDGSGSEKIEIIKDAFQES